In the genome of Pempheris klunzingeri isolate RE-2024b chromosome 20, fPemKlu1.hap1, whole genome shotgun sequence, the window TAATTCATTTTAGACTGTAGTGTACAACTGTTTCTGAGGATGTTAATAGGTCCCAAAATAAGGCATTGAAAAAAAGCTAGTGCTTAGTTAGTTAGTAGCTACTGTTTCAGCATTagtttcaaaaacatttcaaaggaTATCATCTGTGCTATTTAAATGGGATggacaaaattaaaataaacagtaaagtacaaatacctcaaactTGCACCACAGTAGAGCACCTGagcaaaatgtacttagttactttccatcactgcaTTAAAGCATGCACgtggatccccccccccccgctcgtGCACCTGAGGCTCTCACCCATACTGAGCAGGTCGCGCGCAGGACTGAAGCCCCACCAAGTGATGCAGCCCGCGCCCTCCGACACCCGTCCGGCACTCATCCTGTAAAGGGAccggaggagagaaaagagaggccTCTCTGTGACTGAGAGCGGGTCACATCATGACTCAGCCTGAGGAGGTGATCCGCTCACCTGAGCTAGCTTTGctttgcttagcttagcatagcacgACCGCTAGCTAACGGCTAGCTAACTAATGGTGCTTTGTCAAAAGTACATCTAGCTAATTACAGTTAGCTCATCAATGAAGCTGTCACAAACCAAAATAAGGTGATGAAACCTGTCACAAGCTGCGACCGGATACTATCAACTGAAGCAAAATAGATGTGAAAAGCTCACCTGACAGACTGAATTAAGTTTGCAGGTCGCCGTCTGAACAGAAAGTTTGGGTTCGGTTGCTATGCGACCGTTTCTGTGTGGCGTAGACAGGCGCCGTCTAGCGGTGATGTATCTGATaccatcatcctctctctttaGATTATCATGGTGAAGTGTGGGAGGGCGACTGTGATGTCCATAATTATCTTATCTCTAATGGCATTATATAGTCATTTCTACCACTGCTACTGTATTTATTGTTTCTATTTAATGGCTTCTCACAGTTAGAACAACAACTAATACTAACTTAAATAACCCACTGAAGttaatttgaaaaagaaagagaggcttTGATGGGAAATGGTCTGTTGTGGTTTTAATTGCATTTGAAAAGATCCAAAGCATTACATCAGAGATACTTTGGGACTCTGTTGCACCACAGCActagaaaaagagcaaaaaggcCCAGTAGACGTACCATGAGCTGTAGAAGCTGAAATCCTTCCTTTATGCTTTTACATTTCACTAGGCCCATGCTTGTACACAGAAGATGCACATTGACAGAGAAGTGTTTTCCATGTATACAAGTACAGAGTCATGTTGGTCACAGTATAAGGTAACTTGGGGAAGTTTTTAAGGttttaataacaacaaaatatcaaaaattgTCCGTAAATCACACATActtatgcacacatgcacacacgaattaaaatatattaaaagacACAAGATGGAATACAGAACATGCACATTGAGACAACATCAGGATCAACAGTATGTTGCACATCAGCTGTATTTGATGCTCAATCAGGGTGCGGCACTAACGAGGTTTTGCTTTGACGGCTGCATCGACTTCTTCCTCTGGCAGGAGAGTGTGCCACTGGGCTACCGGACGTCTGGGATTGGCAAGCATATCTGACCAGTGGCGCAGGCCCACTCCTGTAGCTCCATAACCCACAAAGGTCTTTCCAATGGGGTCATTGCTTCCAAGTTTATCATAGTCAAATACTGTGATGACGACCTGCACtttctgaaagaaaaaagagagatgtgTTAGGGAATCATTCCCCACATCGACACTTAGTAATATGTTCCATTTCAAATTGATAATTGATATGAAGACACAGCCTACCTGTATCTGCTCAAAGGGAACATCGAAGCTGAAACTCTCGTTAAAGTAAGGATTGAGCGTGTTCTTCTTTACTGTCgtctttttcttcttaatcCGTTTCCCATTTTGCTGCAGAACAATCTTCACATACGGGTCTagtggaagagaaagaaatggtgAGAGTGTTCTTGTTGAAGTAGCCAATTATTAAAGGGAGTTACGCAAACATCTGACGGAATGATAGTTAGAGGCAGCAGGCTAAGTTACCTGATAAGCCACCAACATCCATTTTCTTCAGATTCTTTGCCTCCATGATGTTCACTGTCAGTTTTCCAGCAGTGGGAACATACCGTAAAGAAATGCAAATATCGCCCAGTTTTTCTtgctgaaaacaaaatatttttgattaGTCTCACATCCCATCAACTTCAAATGAAGTCATCTTTTATAAAACTGCAGAGTAtcattatttgttattattatatattttgaatattgttTTCCAGCACAgttattttttccccaaatttaCATTGAGTGACAGAAGgttgaatgaaaacacaacataacataCCTCCTCCTTCTCACCACTCTCCACGTCTCTCCATTGTTGCATTGGCTGGCCCAAATCAACACTGTTCATGGGAATCTTTATCTCCCCAATCATATCATGCTTGGAAAATCGATCAAAGTCAAAAACTTGCAGCACCAAAGTTTTTCCGCCCAACTCTGCATATGGTATCTAGACACAGAGGTGGTTACACAATTGAGATGTCAAATAGCTGGAGGCAGACAGTTTAGTTTACGTGTAACAAAATGTACGAATCAAGACAGTAACAAAGAACATATAATGACAGGAGACACTTAAAACATActgcattgttgttttttggggAGGGATACCTTGACAGACGCCATTCAGGGAATGAAAGACTAAAGACGAGGGGAAGTAGAGACACAGGCCAAACGTCTGCCTCTTAAACAGTGACATGTCATCAACAAGCTGGAGCACCAACACAAGCTGCGACAGAGACATAAAGACaagagaaagaacaaacagacaaaacacagacaacatcAACCAACCACGAAGGTACAATGTCAGGCACGCGGTACCTTGAAGATGAAGGTCTCGTTGAAAACGGGGCATAAATTCTTGCGCTGAACTTTGGTCTCAtacttcttctttttgtctggcaataaaaacactttgacaTAGGGGTCCGAGGTTCCCCCCATGTCCATAGCAGCAAGGTCCTGAGCCTGAAGGATACCCACTATGAGCTTCAGAGGGAGGAGAACAAGCATCAGCGTGACCAGCGGTAGGAAAAAGTTTAAATCCATTTCCCTATGTTCTAATCATTAATGGGAATGTCTTTGACGAAAGTCATTATGATTTTGTTCTCACAGAGGACCTACCTGAGAATCTGTGAAGTTGTAGTCCAACGAGTACTCCAGCTTACCCAACTTTTCctgttctttctcctcttcctccccttccttcTTCACCTCCCCCTCCTACAAGATAAAAACGTCACTGCTTTGGATATTCATTGGGAGGCTCTAAATCAGGT includes:
- the LOC139219398 gene encoding synaptotagmin-A-like; translated protein: MRLTSAEVRARRAAEQSEPEPEEATEPHSHTEHHPSHDYNHMKEKFMNELGHLPSKSLLELARRFPTWAVGAIVVVVLVLVACCIFCVFKKCFGKKKKPKKVRERKAGRRRKEKEGEGEAGEKVKKEGEEEEKEQEKLGKLEYSLDYNFTDSQLIVGILQAQDLAAMDMGGTSDPYVKVFLLPDKKKKYETKVQRKNLCPVFNETFIFKIPYAELGGKTLVLQVFDFDRFSKHDMIGEIKIPMNSVDLGQPMQQWRDVESGEKEEQEKLGDICISLRYVPTAGKLTVNIMEAKNLKKMDVGGLSDPYVKIVLQQNGKRIKKKKTTVKKNTLNPYFNESFSFDVPFEQIQKVQVVITVFDYDKLGSNDPIGKTFVGYGATGVGLRHWSDMLANPRRPVAQWHTLLPEEEVDAAVKAKPR